The following proteins come from a genomic window of Myxococcales bacterium:
- a CDS encoding Dyp-type peroxidase produces MQSPQVGILEPVPSRGRHLLFHLAAADTSADKVGAALRAVAPLAGHGPVVLGVGAPTAAALGINLEGLRPFPELAGPTGVRVPASQHALWLWIRSVDDAEDPGALFHRGRQLTAALSVGFRLDASLDVFRHGIGRDLSGYEDGTENPEGEKAEASALVQGRGAGLDGSSYAALQRWEHNFTSFDAMAPAAKDAAIGRRVSDNEEIDDAPPSAHVKRTAQESFEPEAFVVRRSMPWLEGERAGLSFLAFGSSFDAFEAQLGRMLGRDDGVVDALFGFTKATSGDYFWCPPRAGVGVDLRGLGL; encoded by the coding sequence ATGCAGAGCCCCCAGGTCGGAATCCTCGAGCCGGTCCCTTCGCGCGGCCGGCATCTGCTCTTCCATCTCGCGGCCGCTGACACCTCCGCCGACAAAGTCGGAGCGGCCTTGCGCGCGGTGGCGCCGCTCGCTGGGCACGGGCCCGTTGTGCTCGGGGTCGGTGCGCCCACGGCGGCGGCGCTCGGGATCAACCTCGAAGGGCTGCGGCCCTTCCCCGAACTCGCGGGGCCAACGGGCGTTCGCGTTCCGGCCTCGCAGCACGCGCTCTGGCTCTGGATTCGCAGCGTCGACGATGCCGAAGATCCGGGCGCGCTCTTCCACCGCGGCCGGCAGTTGACCGCTGCGCTCTCCGTCGGCTTCCGCCTCGACGCGTCGCTCGACGTCTTTCGTCACGGCATCGGTCGCGATCTCTCCGGCTACGAAGACGGCACCGAGAATCCCGAGGGCGAGAAGGCCGAAGCCAGCGCGCTCGTTCAAGGACGCGGCGCTGGGCTCGATGGCTCGAGCTACGCGGCGCTTCAACGCTGGGAGCACAACTTCACGAGCTTCGACGCGATGGCTCCCGCCGCGAAAGATGCCGCCATCGGTCGGCGCGTGAGTGACAACGAAGAAATCGACGACGCGCCCCCATCGGCGCACGTGAAGCGAACCGCGCAAGAGAGCTTCGAGCCGGAGGCGTTCGTGGTTCGGCGTTCGATGCCGTGGCTCGAGGGCGAGCGCGCGGGCTTGTCGTTCCTCGCGTTCGGCAGCTCGTTCGACGCCTTTGAGGCGCAGCTCGGCCGCATGCTCGGCCGCGACGACGGCGTCGTCGACGCGCTCTTCGGTTTCACCAAAGC
- a CDS encoding DUF2293 domain-containing protein, which produces MADCLILGPTPVAGVFVTPDGKRCSPPSHWAHVPPGDAMLTRRVKAAGPSWAVVEKKGRKTFSKGLWADAATIERIRAEVERERSTEGYAKKRVADAARRERAESDYVVTFESEVMTFLAFSSEWAPLGRAVAKAVAAHATPVGSGTVARTKRIPVAERAEAAVIAWMRHQTTAYDQLHIPRVAGKRRELRRELARVSRSVLAKHQVNVPHGIDGCPLCKAVVDAKRAESR; this is translated from the coding sequence ATGGCTGACTGCCTGATCCTCGGTCCCACGCCCGTCGCGGGTGTCTTCGTCACACCCGACGGCAAGCGGTGTTCACCTCCTTCCCATTGGGCCCACGTTCCACCGGGGGACGCGATGTTGACGAGACGCGTGAAGGCCGCCGGACCGTCGTGGGCCGTCGTCGAGAAGAAGGGGCGGAAGACCTTCTCGAAGGGCCTATGGGCCGACGCCGCCACCATCGAACGCATCCGCGCCGAGGTGGAGCGGGAGCGGTCCACGGAGGGCTACGCAAAGAAGCGCGTGGCCGATGCCGCGCGCCGCGAGCGCGCCGAGTCCGACTACGTCGTGACCTTCGAGTCCGAGGTGATGACGTTCCTGGCGTTCTCCTCCGAGTGGGCACCGCTCGGGCGCGCCGTGGCCAAGGCCGTCGCGGCCCACGCGACGCCGGTCGGCAGCGGTACCGTTGCCCGCACGAAGCGCATCCCCGTGGCCGAGCGCGCTGAAGCCGCCGTCATCGCCTGGATGCGTCACCAGACAACGGCCTACGATCAGCTGCACATTCCACGCGTCGCCGGCAAGCGGCGGGAGCTTCGACGCGAGCTCGCGCGCGTGTCGCGTAGCGTCCTGGCGAAGCATCAAGTCAACGTTCCTCACGGCATCGACGGGTGCCCCCTCTGTAAGGCCGTCGTCGACGCGAAACGCGCGGAGAGCCGCTGA
- a CDS encoding DegT/DnrJ/EryC1/StrS family aminotransferase, with amino-acid sequence MALSAPSIGPDERAAVLRVLESGTLAQGPEARLLEDEWARATHAPYAVATSSGTAALQLALLAHGIGPGDEVITSPFTFVATAHAIIHVGAKPVFVDVEEDTFNLDAKKLEAALTDKTRAILPVHLFGQPCDMARIEDLATARRLVIVEDAAQAMGARYRGEPVGARHTSCFSLYATKNVMAGEGGIITTHDPAVAAAARMLRSHGRQERDYAERPGFNLRLSELHAALGRAQLGRLGELTERRRHNAASLSRQLERYGERFVLPTVRPERTHVWHQYTVRVKAGADERARVRGRMTELGIATGLFYARLASDQPSVRSCGFGGEPLPVATRLSGEVLSLPVHPGLDAADLERVAEAIGGA; translated from the coding sequence ATCGCGCTCTCGGCTCCCTCTATCGGGCCCGACGAACGGGCAGCGGTCTTGCGCGTCCTCGAATCGGGCACGCTGGCACAAGGCCCCGAGGCGCGCCTGCTCGAAGACGAGTGGGCGCGCGCGACGCACGCTCCCTATGCGGTGGCGACGTCGTCGGGAACCGCCGCGTTGCAGCTCGCGCTCCTCGCGCACGGCATCGGTCCCGGCGACGAGGTCATCACGTCGCCGTTCACCTTCGTCGCCACGGCCCACGCGATCATCCATGTGGGCGCAAAGCCGGTCTTCGTCGACGTGGAAGAAGACACGTTCAACCTCGACGCGAAGAAGCTCGAGGCTGCGCTGACGGACAAGACGCGCGCCATCCTGCCGGTGCACCTGTTCGGGCAGCCCTGCGACATGGCGCGCATCGAAGACCTCGCGACGGCGCGTCGCCTCGTCATCGTCGAGGACGCGGCACAAGCCATGGGGGCGCGCTACCGCGGCGAGCCCGTGGGCGCGCGTCACACGTCGTGTTTCAGCCTCTACGCGACGAAGAACGTGATGGCCGGCGAGGGCGGGATCATCACGACCCACGACCCGGCCGTCGCCGCGGCAGCTCGCATGCTCCGCTCTCACGGGAGGCAAGAGCGCGACTACGCGGAGCGCCCTGGCTTCAACCTTCGCCTAAGCGAGCTGCACGCCGCGCTCGGTCGCGCGCAGCTTGGGCGGCTCGGTGAGCTCACGGAACGTCGCCGACACAACGCCGCGTCTCTGTCGCGGCAGCTCGAGCGCTACGGCGAGCGCTTCGTGTTGCCTACGGTGCGCCCCGAACGAACGCACGTCTGGCATCAGTACACGGTGCGCGTGAAGGCTGGCGCCGACGAGCGCGCGCGCGTGCGTGGCCGCATGACCGAGCTTGGTATCGCGACGGGGCTCTTCTACGCGCGCCTCGCCAGCGACCAACCGTCGGTGCGCTCGTGCGGTTTTGGCGGCGAACCGCTGCCCGTCGCGACGCGGCTCTCGGGCGAGGTCTTGTCTTTGCCGGTTCACCCGGGTCTCGACGCCGCCGACCTCGAGCGCGTCGCCGAGGCCATCGGAGGCGCATGA
- a CDS encoding DUF4177 domain-containing protein — protein sequence MRWEYKRHSVKVSEIAHASFDEELAALGREGWELACAVPHEQHGYSQETHLLFKRPLPE from the coding sequence ATGCGATGGGAGTACAAACGTCACAGCGTTAAGGTCAGCGAGATCGCGCACGCGTCCTTCGACGAAGAGCTCGCCGCCTTGGGCCGTGAGGGTTGGGAGCTCGCGTGCGCGGTGCCTCACGAGCAACACGGCTACTCGCAGGAGACGCACCTGCTCTTCAAGAGGCCGCTTCCCGAGTGA
- a CDS encoding fatty acid cis/trans isomerase — protein MSRFALSLAAVLALGAAALTTACQSSGETDDAEEGALRKRESASLFRPGNRFAGWGGEHDRYLDDVQPLLGKRCVTCHGCSSSPCQLKLTSFEGVKRGSNPHGFFSTQGPPTRLKDGVTEADWTAKGFYSVVTGGDQSIMSKLVAHGKQHNAPGFDLAPAYSIYAQRAELLAFACVDQAGELDERLAKKGTGMPLGLPALTDDEAGVLLRWLKDGAEGPSEANQKTLERPRDEAKVAEWESFLNDGDARWHHAMQYVYEHVFFGKFHFDDSAKGRGDFFELVRARERTGPIHELVTEAPGDDPGAPYFFRLKKFTPLVSAKDHIVFNADASLMARWKALFGGDWAAPTAPSRGRAGQNPFAFFEAIPAPARYQFMLDNAHALIDAMVKGDVCTGSQATSAIRDRFFTVFMKPSSDPSAKDPKLGRASYEHLDPTDPSPMRDAALEEAFEQALRREKPEGLSESDIWDGDKKDKNAWVTVLRHDTNSSAHQGPAGQLADTVWVLDYANFERLYYALVALYKPWGPMGQKATAWQTMAQVRSHSEDLFLMLMPEGKRDELRKSFTPGFSTPAATPMRGAGYPSAVQDLDGARPVAHMVSKLRTYLGPEIARGDGLEGDPMVALPASPARIATPADADAALALLAAKSTALAAVLPEVTWLTVDTGNEKLRYTLVANRIFGSSRRTVDAESVHRPELDSVSVIRGRRGGFPQLFLTVPMAQLAAFVAAANGAPAERAALRTKYEIARNSPAFWATLDEEHERAIKDEPLHAGIIDTSAYVWPLELQPSRGR, from the coding sequence ATGTCCCGCTTTGCCCTCAGCCTCGCGGCCGTGCTCGCGCTGGGCGCTGCGGCGTTGACGACGGCGTGTCAGTCGTCGGGCGAGACCGACGACGCGGAGGAAGGCGCCCTTCGAAAGCGGGAGTCTGCGTCGCTCTTTCGACCCGGCAATCGCTTCGCCGGATGGGGGGGCGAGCATGATCGTTACCTCGACGACGTACAGCCGCTCCTCGGCAAGCGCTGCGTCACGTGCCACGGATGCTCAAGCTCGCCCTGTCAGCTCAAGCTCACCAGCTTCGAAGGCGTCAAGCGGGGCTCCAATCCACACGGCTTCTTTTCGACGCAAGGGCCGCCCACCCGGCTCAAGGACGGCGTAACGGAGGCGGACTGGACCGCGAAGGGTTTCTACTCCGTCGTAACCGGCGGCGACCAATCGATCATGTCGAAGCTCGTGGCGCATGGAAAGCAGCACAACGCCCCGGGCTTCGATCTCGCGCCGGCCTATTCGATCTATGCGCAGCGCGCGGAGCTGTTGGCCTTCGCGTGCGTCGACCAAGCGGGCGAACTCGACGAGCGCCTGGCGAAGAAGGGCACCGGCATGCCGCTGGGCCTGCCCGCGCTGACCGACGACGAAGCGGGCGTCCTCTTGCGCTGGCTCAAAGACGGGGCGGAGGGCCCGAGCGAGGCCAATCAAAAGACCCTCGAGCGACCACGCGACGAGGCCAAGGTTGCCGAGTGGGAGTCCTTCCTGAACGACGGCGACGCGCGATGGCATCACGCCATGCAATACGTCTACGAGCACGTCTTCTTCGGCAAGTTTCACTTCGACGACAGCGCGAAGGGGCGCGGCGACTTCTTCGAGCTTGTGCGGGCTCGCGAACGTACCGGACCCATTCATGAGCTCGTGACGGAGGCCCCCGGCGACGACCCGGGCGCGCCGTACTTCTTCCGCCTCAAGAAGTTCACGCCGCTCGTGAGCGCGAAGGACCACATCGTGTTTAACGCCGACGCGTCCCTCATGGCGCGGTGGAAGGCGCTCTTTGGCGGCGACTGGGCTGCGCCCACGGCACCGTCACGTGGTCGTGCGGGACAGAATCCCTTCGCCTTCTTCGAGGCGATTCCCGCGCCGGCGCGCTACCAGTTCATGCTCGACAACGCGCACGCGCTCATCGACGCGATGGTCAAGGGTGACGTCTGCACCGGCAGCCAGGCGACGTCGGCGATTCGCGATCGCTTCTTCACAGTCTTCATGAAGCCGTCGTCGGATCCTTCGGCGAAAGATCCGAAGCTCGGTCGCGCCAGCTACGAGCACCTCGATCCGACGGATCCATCGCCGATGCGCGACGCGGCGTTGGAAGAGGCCTTCGAGCAGGCCCTGCGGCGCGAGAAGCCGGAAGGCCTCTCCGAGAGCGACATCTGGGACGGCGACAAGAAGGACAAGAACGCTTGGGTCACGGTCCTTCGTCACGACACCAACTCGTCGGCGCATCAAGGTCCCGCCGGGCAGCTCGCCGACACCGTGTGGGTCCTCGATTACGCGAACTTCGAGCGGCTCTACTACGCGCTCGTTGCGCTCTACAAGCCGTGGGGGCCGATGGGCCAGAAGGCCACGGCCTGGCAGACGATGGCGCAAGTGCGCTCTCATAGCGAAGACCTCTTCCTCATGCTCATGCCCGAAGGCAAGCGCGACGAGCTGCGCAAGTCCTTCACGCCCGGCTTTTCGACGCCCGCCGCGACGCCGATGCGTGGGGCTGGTTATCCGTCGGCGGTGCAGGACCTCGATGGGGCGCGGCCCGTCGCGCACATGGTTTCGAAGTTGAGGACCTACCTCGGCCCCGAGATCGCGAGAGGCGACGGTCTCGAGGGTGATCCGATGGTGGCCCTTCCGGCGTCGCCGGCGCGCATCGCCACGCCAGCCGACGCCGACGCCGCGCTGGCGCTCCTGGCTGCCAAGAGTACGGCCCTCGCCGCGGTTCTTCCCGAGGTGACGTGGCTCACCGTGGACACGGGCAACGAGAAGCTCCGCTACACGCTCGTGGCCAATCGGATCTTTGGATCGTCTCGGCGTACCGTGGATGCCGAGTCGGTGCATCGTCCCGAGCTCGATAGCGTTTCGGTCATTCGCGGACGCAGGGGAGGCTTTCCCCAGCTCTTTTTGACGGTGCCCATGGCTCAGCTCGCCGCGTTCGTGGCGGCAGCCAACGGTGCGCCTGCGGAGCGCGCGGCGCTGCGCACGAAATACGAGATCGCGCGCAACTCGCCGGCGTTCTGGGCCACGCTCGACGAAGAGCACGAGCGGGCCATCAAGGACGAGCCGCTTCACGCGGGCATCATCGACACGAGCGCCTACGTTTGGCCGCTGGAGCTTCAGCCTTCGCGCGGTCGGTGA
- a CDS encoding NAD(P)/FAD-dependent oxidoreductase — translation MSDTTHFDDLVIGSGMAGLAYAALAANAGRRVVVLEAHDTPGGYAHSFRMKDYRFCAQVHYIFGCGEGETIHALLSRLGALEAVPFLRLDPEGFDHVVVAGERFRIPNGLATFESRLARRFPEAKSALREYFEVVTTLGRELESMDVPAELSVLALRGAWAARHVIRYQRWTLEDLYDRVAMPALLRAVLAGQCGDYLLPPRDVSLLLHVALVTLYDRGAYYPKHHYAHFVETLVKSIESHDGCAVLLEHEVDRIHHDDRRALGVTTTNGKRFTASRYVSNADPKLTARLAGLPDAAPELAYEYSSGTFTVYLGVRGLDLREHGFGSFNVWHYPHADINGIYDTQRLRHDLADPWLFLSTPTLHSSEPGLCPPGDQILEVATSCDYERFARLRRTDRRAYNAEKKKIRDRIEEVIEARYVPRLRERIVMRVTGTPATNERFCRAPEGNSYGAALTPANVGPNKKPRRSALENLWLANATAGFPSVSGAIGAGVRLFEEGPR, via the coding sequence TTGAGCGACACGACCCACTTCGACGATCTCGTCATCGGCTCCGGCATGGCGGGTCTTGCTTACGCGGCGCTCGCCGCCAACGCCGGACGCCGCGTCGTCGTCCTCGAAGCGCATGACACGCCGGGTGGGTACGCCCACTCGTTCCGCATGAAGGACTACCGATTCTGCGCGCAGGTCCACTACATCTTTGGCTGCGGCGAAGGCGAGACGATCCACGCGCTCCTCTCGAGGCTCGGCGCCCTTGAGGCTGTTCCCTTTCTGCGGCTCGATCCGGAAGGCTTCGATCACGTCGTGGTCGCCGGCGAGCGGTTCCGCATCCCAAACGGCCTCGCAACCTTCGAGAGTCGCCTCGCGAGGCGGTTCCCCGAAGCAAAGTCGGCGTTGCGCGAGTACTTCGAGGTCGTGACGACCCTCGGTCGCGAGCTCGAGTCCATGGACGTGCCGGCAGAGCTCTCCGTTCTAGCGCTGCGGGGCGCTTGGGCCGCGCGGCACGTGATCCGCTACCAACGCTGGACCCTCGAAGATCTCTACGACCGCGTCGCGATGCCCGCGCTGCTCCGCGCGGTCCTCGCCGGTCAGTGCGGCGACTACCTCCTGCCGCCGCGCGACGTCTCGCTGCTCCTCCATGTGGCGCTCGTCACCCTCTACGATCGCGGTGCCTACTACCCTAAGCATCACTACGCGCACTTCGTCGAGACCTTGGTCAAGAGCATCGAATCCCACGATGGGTGCGCGGTCTTGCTCGAACACGAGGTCGACCGCATCCACCACGACGACCGCCGCGCGCTAGGCGTGACGACGACCAACGGCAAGCGGTTCACGGCGTCGCGCTACGTGTCCAACGCCGACCCTAAGCTCACCGCGCGGCTGGCGGGCCTTCCAGACGCGGCGCCGGAGCTCGCCTACGAATATTCGTCGGGCACCTTCACGGTCTACCTCGGTGTGCGCGGCCTCGACCTCCGGGAACACGGCTTCGGCTCGTTCAACGTTTGGCACTACCCGCACGCCGACATCAACGGCATCTACGACACGCAGCGCCTGCGTCACGATCTCGCCGATCCGTGGCTCTTTTTGTCGACGCCCACGCTCCACTCGAGCGAGCCGGGCCTCTGCCCACCGGGCGATCAGATCCTCGAGGTGGCCACCTCGTGCGACTACGAGCGCTTCGCGCGGCTCCGCCGGACCGATCGGCGCGCCTACAACGCCGAGAAGAAGAAGATCCGCGACCGCATCGAAGAGGTCATCGAAGCGCGGTACGTGCCGCGGCTCCGCGAGCGCATTGTCATGCGCGTCACGGGAACGCCGGCCACCAACGAGCGCTTCTGCCGCGCCCCGGAGGGCAACTCCTACGGCGCGGCGCTCACGCCGGCGAACGTGGGGCCGAACAAGAAGCCCCGCCGGTCGGCGCTGGAAAACCTATGGCTTGCCAACGCGACGGCGGGCTTCCCTAGCGTCTCCGGCGCCATCGGCGCTGGCGTGAGGCTGTTCGAGGAAGGCCCACGCTAG
- a CDS encoding serine/threonine protein kinase, which yields MDERVIAGRYTLLSKLAAGGMATVHFGKIDAPGGFNRVVAIKRLHPHLAADKAVAALFLDEARLAARIRHANVVPTLDVVAEKDEVFLVMEYVAGVSLADLRRAAQRALPVAVAAKIMMDVLEGLHAAHEAVDEQGVPLRIVHRDMSPQNVMVGSDGTARVLDFGIAKAVGRSHTTQDGGLKGKPSYMAPEQIEGGRVDRRTDVYAAAVTFWEVLAGTELFPAETPVAAMMRSLREAAPAPSTHNPSVSRGLDEVVLRGLAKRPDERFPTARAFADAIEQTQRPSTARGVGRYLEDTAAEVLSARAQQLAYLVDDDGQRSAVAPAEKPPAPAAPAAPSTANEGDLTHFEAVATGKSRSDSAKWRALAVGAAASVIVATAALTTRHLFERERADSPPIPTARAASPMVEAAVPARSAPPASPSAPPTTEPAPSALAPLPSSSSLAASNGPTPSAAGPRQGKKAPQRNAAACSPPWTLDAEGLRVLKPECQ from the coding sequence GTGGACGAGCGGGTGATCGCTGGAAGATACACGTTGCTATCGAAGCTCGCGGCGGGCGGGATGGCGACGGTGCACTTCGGCAAGATCGACGCGCCCGGCGGCTTCAACCGCGTCGTCGCCATCAAGCGCTTGCACCCCCATCTCGCGGCCGACAAGGCCGTGGCCGCGCTGTTCCTCGACGAAGCGAGGTTGGCCGCTCGGATAAGGCACGCCAACGTCGTGCCGACGCTCGACGTCGTCGCCGAGAAAGACGAGGTCTTCCTCGTCATGGAGTACGTCGCCGGTGTCAGCTTGGCCGATCTCCGCCGCGCCGCGCAGCGCGCGCTTCCAGTGGCGGTGGCCGCGAAGATCATGATGGACGTCCTCGAGGGACTGCACGCCGCGCACGAGGCTGTCGACGAGCAGGGCGTTCCGCTTCGCATCGTGCATCGAGACATGTCGCCTCAAAACGTGATGGTGGGCAGCGACGGCACGGCGCGCGTCTTGGACTTCGGCATCGCGAAGGCCGTGGGCCGCTCCCACACGACGCAAGACGGCGGCCTCAAGGGCAAGCCTTCGTACATGGCCCCGGAGCAGATCGAGGGAGGCCGCGTCGATCGGCGCACGGACGTCTACGCGGCCGCCGTAACGTTTTGGGAAGTCCTTGCCGGCACCGAGCTCTTCCCGGCGGAAACGCCGGTGGCCGCCATGATGCGTTCGCTGCGAGAAGCGGCTCCTGCCCCGAGCACCCACAACCCGAGCGTGTCACGGGGCCTCGACGAGGTGGTGCTTCGCGGTCTCGCGAAGCGCCCCGACGAACGCTTCCCGACGGCGCGCGCTTTTGCCGACGCGATCGAGCAGACACAGCGGCCAAGCACGGCGCGCGGCGTGGGTCGGTACCTCGAGGACACGGCCGCCGAGGTGCTGTCCGCGCGAGCGCAACAACTTGCGTACCTCGTCGACGACGATGGGCAACGGTCAGCGGTGGCGCCCGCCGAGAAGCCCCCGGCTCCTGCCGCGCCGGCCGCGCCGAGCACGGCCAACGAAGGTGACCTCACCCACTTTGAAGCCGTCGCAACTGGGAAGAGCCGCTCGGACTCAGCCAAGTGGCGTGCCCTGGCCGTCGGCGCCGCTGCAAGCGTGATCGTTGCCACGGCAGCGCTCACGACGCGGCACCTGTTCGAGCGGGAGCGCGCGGACTCGCCACCCATACCAACGGCCCGCGCCGCGAGCCCGATGGTCGAGGCGGCGGTGCCGGCGCGTTCTGCGCCACCCGCATCCCCGTCCGCCCCACCCACCACTGAACCGGCTCCATCGGCGCTAGCGCCCTTGCCGTCGTCGTCATCGCTCGCTGCATCGAACGGACCGACCCCGTCGGCAGCCGGCCCGCGCCAGGGCAAGAAGGCCCCGCAGCGGAACGCCGCCGCCTGCAGCCCGCCGTGGACCCTCGACGCGGAGGGTCTTCGCGTCCTCAAGCCCGAATGCCAATAG
- a CDS encoding YbjQ family protein translates to MTEVALPNVTESAPYRIGAERAHRVVVTTGLEVPGARVAEVLGLVRGLVVRTPNIGAGIVGSFRMLAGGNIPEFSKVCEEARHLAYVQMVEHAESLGANAIIGMRYDATEFMSGATEVLAYGTAVRVAVA, encoded by the coding sequence ATGACGGAAGTCGCGTTGCCCAATGTCACCGAAAGCGCCCCCTATCGCATCGGCGCGGAGCGCGCCCATCGTGTCGTGGTCACCACGGGGCTCGAGGTCCCCGGTGCGCGCGTCGCAGAGGTGCTGGGGCTCGTTCGCGGACTCGTGGTGCGAACGCCCAACATCGGCGCCGGCATCGTCGGCAGCTTTCGCATGCTCGCCGGCGGCAACATCCCCGAGTTCTCGAAGGTGTGCGAAGAAGCGCGTCACCTGGCCTACGTTCAAATGGTCGAACACGCCGAGTCGCTCGGCGCGAACGCCATCATCGGCATGCGCTACGACGCCACCGAGTTCATGTCCGGCGCTACCGAGGTGCTCGCCTACGGCACGGCGGTGCGTGTAGCGGTGGCGTGA
- a CDS encoding flotillin family protein, with protein sequence MVALLIVASVLSCLVFVVLLGIRYIPNDRVGIIEKRFSFRGSVDSGLIARSGEAGYQPHVLRGGLHWLMPIQYSVRRVPLVTIPQGHIGYVFARDGRPLAPTQTLGEGHPPADFQDVEAFLAGGGQRGPQRHILREGTYALNLAQFLVVTDGALFYVPLDKSEDASFRQMAATIAQRHGFEPVIIATGGPQGDLLGVVTVHDGPSLADGKIIAPVVGDDPSEASTYHNKFQDAERFLAAGGQRGRQLQVLVDGTYFINRLFATVELIEKTIVEVGTVGVVVSYTGELGLDLSGNDYSHGELVANGTRGVWTVPLLPGKYAFNTYAGKIIMVPTTNFILKWTKGEIGSHRYDENLAEVSLITRDAFEPSLPLSVVVHIDYRKAPLVIQRFGDIKRLVEQTLDPMVAAYFKNVAQTRTLIELLQERSKIQDQASREMKDKFLHYNLELEEVLIGTPASAKGDGAIQTILTQLRSRQIAEEQIETFGRMERAAAKERDLREAEARARQQTQLTESELAIQVQSNEGRAAYQRSLQEAEQIKVLAEADAAKIRSIAEAEAERETRVGIARAIATDEQVRAYGGPRYQVIQDVMARFASAVAEAKVDVVPRVVVGSQQGEGGSTPNLMEGLLAVLLSDKLENSGHVAGASRPEADVMKTHLREAASRPANGKASL encoded by the coding sequence ATGGTCGCGCTGCTGATCGTGGCATCTGTGTTGTCGTGTTTGGTCTTCGTGGTGCTCCTTGGCATCCGCTACATCCCCAACGATCGCGTCGGCATCATCGAGAAGCGCTTCAGCTTCCGAGGCTCCGTCGACAGCGGCCTCATCGCCCGAAGCGGTGAAGCCGGTTACCAGCCGCATGTCCTCCGCGGCGGTCTCCACTGGCTCATGCCCATCCAATACTCGGTGAGGCGCGTGCCGCTCGTGACGATCCCGCAAGGTCACATCGGCTACGTCTTCGCGCGCGACGGCAGGCCGCTTGCGCCGACGCAAACGCTCGGCGAAGGCCACCCGCCGGCGGACTTTCAAGACGTCGAGGCCTTCCTCGCGGGAGGCGGCCAGCGGGGCCCGCAACGCCACATTCTGCGAGAGGGCACCTACGCGCTCAACCTGGCGCAGTTCCTCGTCGTCACCGACGGCGCGCTCTTCTACGTGCCGCTCGACAAGAGCGAGGACGCGAGCTTCCGTCAAATGGCCGCGACGATCGCCCAGCGCCACGGCTTCGAGCCCGTGATCATCGCCACCGGTGGCCCGCAAGGCGACTTGCTCGGTGTCGTGACGGTGCACGACGGCCCGTCGCTCGCCGACGGCAAGATCATCGCCCCCGTCGTCGGCGACGACCCGAGCGAGGCGTCGACGTACCACAACAAGTTCCAGGACGCGGAGCGCTTCCTCGCCGCCGGCGGCCAACGCGGGCGCCAGCTTCAGGTCCTCGTCGACGGAACGTATTTCATCAATCGGCTGTTCGCGACCGTTGAGCTCATCGAAAAGACGATCGTCGAGGTCGGCACCGTCGGCGTCGTGGTGTCGTACACCGGCGAGCTCGGCCTCGATCTGTCGGGCAACGACTATTCGCACGGCGAGCTCGTCGCCAACGGAACGCGCGGCGTGTGGACCGTGCCGCTCCTGCCAGGCAAATACGCCTTCAACACCTACGCGGGAAAGATCATCATGGTCCCGACGACCAACTTCATCCTCAAGTGGACGAAGGGCGAGATCGGCTCGCACCGCTACGACGAGAACCTCGCCGAGGTGTCGCTCATCACGCGTGACGCGTTCGAGCCGTCGCTGCCGCTGTCGGTGGTGGTGCACATCGACTACCGCAAGGCGCCGCTCGTCATCCAGCGCTTCGGCGACATCAAGCGCCTCGTCGAGCAGACGCTCGATCCGATGGTGGCCGCGTATTTCAAGAACGTCGCGCAGACGCGCACGCTCATCGAGCTGCTCCAGGAGCGGAGCAAGATCCAAGACCAAGCCTCGCGCGAGATGAAGGACAAGTTCCTTCACTACAACCTCGAGCTCGAAGAGGTGCTCATCGGCACGCCGGCGTCGGCCAAAGGCGACGGCGCCATCCAGACGATCCTCACTCAGCTTCGGTCGCGGCAGATCGCCGAAGAGCAGATCGAGACCTTCGGCCGCATGGAACGCGCCGCCGCAAAGGAGCGCGATCTGCGCGAGGCGGAGGCCCGGGCGCGTCAGCAGACGCAGCTCACGGAGAGTGAGCTCGCGATCCAAGTGCAGTCCAACGAGGGCCGCGCCGCCTACCAGCGCTCGCTCCAAGAGGCCGAGCAGATCAAAGTTCTCGCGGAGGCTGACGCGGCGAAGATCCGCAGCATCGCGGAGGCGGAAGCGGAGCGCGAAACGCGCGTGGGCATCGCTCGCGCCATCGCCACCGACGAGCAGGTGCGCGCCTACGGCGGACCGCGCTACCAGGTCATCCAAGACGTCATGGCGCGCTTCGCATCGGCCGTCGCCGAGGCGAAGGTCGACGTGGTGCCCCGCGTCGTCGTAGGCAGCCAGCAAGGCGAAGGTGGCTCGACGCCGAACTTGATGGAGGGCCTCCTCGCCGTGCTCCTCTCCGACAAGCTCGAGAACTCGGGACACGTCGCGGGCGCGTCACGCCCGGAAGCCGACGTCATGAAGACGCATCTCCGCGAGGCGGCGTCGCGGCCCGCCAACGGAAAGGCGTCGCTGTAG